One Phycisphaeraceae bacterium DNA window includes the following coding sequences:
- a CDS encoding NADH-quinone oxidoreductase subunit C: MTLRHAPPVLDHPTLPLLKKAFAEVKFLAAEFRGQTTVIVPRDRLHDVARFLRDDPSCDYNFLSDIVGVDYLNYPAPQPARFGVIYLLTSHAFDRRLRLKVCLDPTKETLGIEVDPGLMVDTVTDLWPGAEWMEREVYDMFGVRFHNHPDLRRILMWKDYPAHPLRKDYPLRGHGEREHFQQLARDSA, from the coding sequence ATGACGCTTCGTCACGCGCCACCCGTCCTCGACCACCCGACGCTGCCGCTCCTTAAGAAGGCGTTTGCTGAGGTCAAGTTTCTGGCCGCCGAGTTCCGCGGTCAGACGACGGTCATCGTTCCCCGCGATCGACTCCATGATGTGGCCCGCTTCCTGCGCGACGATCCGAGCTGCGACTACAACTTCCTTTCAGACATCGTGGGCGTCGACTACTTGAACTACCCGGCGCCGCAGCCGGCTCGCTTCGGGGTCATCTACCTGCTGACGAGTCATGCCTTTGATCGACGCCTTCGCCTCAAGGTGTGTCTCGACCCAACGAAGGAGACGCTCGGCATCGAGGTTGATCCGGGGTTGATGGTGGACACCGTGACCGACCTCTGGCCCGGCGCCGAGTGGATGGAGCGCGAGGTCTACGACATGTTCGGCGTCCGCTTCCACAATCATCCTGACCTGCGACGCATCCTGATGTGGAAGGACTATCCGGCGCACCCGCTTCGCAAGGACTACCCGCTGCGAGGTCACGGCGAGCGCGAACACTTCCAGCAGTTGGCGCGCGACTCGGCATGA
- a CDS encoding GntR family transcriptional regulator, which yields MLISLDRASGTPVFRQICDQVRFQVAAGSLTPGASIPSTRDLAAELDINPMTVSKAYALLEQEGILERRPGLALVVRGAPASRQHGAKEQELARALRPAVLAAHQLGLSVQEAIEIYRKVLHSRGDDDVT from the coding sequence ATGCTGATTTCTCTCGATCGGGCGAGCGGAACGCCGGTGTTCCGGCAGATCTGCGATCAGGTCCGCTTCCAGGTCGCCGCGGGCTCGCTCACACCGGGAGCGTCGATTCCCTCCACCCGCGATCTGGCCGCCGAACTCGACATCAACCCCATGACGGTGAGCAAGGCGTACGCGCTGCTTGAACAGGAGGGCATCCTCGAGCGCCGTCCGGGTCTTGCCCTCGTGGTGCGTGGTGCTCCTGCATCACGGCAACACGGTGCCAAGGAACAGGAGCTCGCCCGTGCGTTGCGGCCTGCCGTGCTCGCCGCCCACCAACTCGGCCTCTCCGTGCAAGAGGCGATCGAGATCTATCGCAAGGTCCTTCATTCCCGAGGAGATGACGATGTCACATGA
- a CDS encoding GNAT family N-acetyltransferase gives MPDDLRVIEADLDRPEHCAAVTEMLAAYALEPMGNSGPLPDGVLERLIPGLRALPTSVVFLAFDGARPVGFATCFIGFSTFAGKPLINIHDLAVIPSHRGRGLSRALLDAVIAKARSLDCARVTLEVLEGNTRARAVYHAAGFTHGKSGDPAGGPLFYTKHL, from the coding sequence ATGCCTGACGACCTGCGAGTCATCGAAGCGGACCTCGATCGCCCCGAGCACTGCGCGGCGGTCACGGAGATGCTCGCCGCGTATGCGCTCGAACCGATGGGCAACAGCGGTCCCCTCCCCGATGGTGTGCTCGAGCGCCTCATTCCCGGGCTTCGCGCGCTGCCGACGAGTGTCGTCTTTCTCGCCTTCGACGGCGCTCGGCCGGTGGGTTTCGCGACCTGCTTCATCGGCTTCTCGACCTTTGCGGGCAAGCCGCTCATCAACATTCACGATCTCGCCGTGATTCCAAGCCATCGCGGGCGCGGATTGTCGCGGGCGCTGCTCGATGCCGTCATCGCGAAGGCTCGGTCGCTTGACTGCGCGAGGGTGACGCTCGAGGTGCTCGAAGGCAACACGCGCGCGAGGGCGGTCTATCACGCTGCGGGCTTCACGCATGGCAAGTCCGGCGATCCTGCAGGCGGGCCGCTCTTCTACACGAAGCATCTTTGA
- a CDS encoding YdiU family protein: MTAVPPTQAAPSVGGWRFDHSYARLPECFFERVRPSAMPEPRVVAVNHALASELGLDFRGARESELAALFAGQALPPGAEPIAQAYAGHQFGHFTMLGDGRAILLGEHIAPDGRRVDLHFKGSGRTAFSRAGDGRAVLGPMLREYIMGEAMHALGVPTTRVLAVVTTGEAVQRESLRPGAMLLRVASSHLRVGTFEFVAALRQEEMLRQFVSYAIERHEPELLAEPSEAVRTLAFLRAVMLRQASLVAKWQLVGFVHGVMNTDNMTISGETIDYGPCAFMDTYHRDTVFSSIDSGGRYAYGQQPRVALWNLTRFAETLLSLIDTDRPKAIERATECLESFAPSFSELWLNGMRAKLGLERAEADDLELVRELLTWMESAEADFTSTFSALAQPGALGEPGALEGAGSSSSANVAALSAGPPREWRLKWRSRLEREGVSDAARVARMQSVNPSVIPRNHRVEEVLSAVELSGDLAPLHALVDALRTPMLRPPRDPRLAEPPPPDCGPYRTFCGT; the protein is encoded by the coding sequence GTGACCGCCGTACCGCCAACTCAAGCCGCACCGTCCGTCGGGGGCTGGCGCTTCGATCACTCCTATGCGCGTCTGCCGGAGTGCTTCTTCGAGCGCGTTCGGCCGAGCGCCATGCCGGAGCCTCGCGTGGTGGCCGTGAACCATGCGCTTGCCTCGGAACTGGGACTCGACTTCCGAGGCGCGCGCGAGTCGGAGCTCGCAGCGCTCTTCGCCGGTCAGGCGCTACCGCCCGGTGCAGAGCCGATCGCGCAGGCGTATGCGGGCCATCAGTTCGGTCACTTCACCATGCTCGGTGATGGTCGCGCGATTCTGCTTGGTGAACACATCGCTCCCGACGGGCGGCGCGTTGACCTTCACTTCAAGGGCTCCGGACGAACGGCCTTCTCCCGCGCAGGCGATGGTCGCGCGGTGCTTGGACCCATGCTGCGCGAGTACATCATGGGTGAGGCGATGCACGCCCTCGGTGTTCCAACCACCCGCGTACTGGCCGTGGTGACAACCGGTGAGGCGGTGCAGCGCGAGTCGCTTCGGCCGGGGGCGATGCTGCTGCGCGTGGCATCCAGCCACCTGCGTGTGGGCACTTTCGAATTTGTCGCGGCGCTCAGGCAGGAGGAGATGCTGAGACAGTTCGTCAGCTACGCGATTGAACGGCATGAACCCGAGCTTCTCGCAGAGCCATCGGAAGCTGTGCGCACGCTTGCATTCCTCCGCGCGGTCATGCTCCGGCAGGCGTCGCTGGTCGCGAAGTGGCAGCTCGTCGGGTTCGTGCACGGCGTGATGAACACCGACAACATGACCATCTCCGGCGAAACGATCGACTATGGACCGTGCGCCTTCATGGACACCTATCACCGTGACACGGTCTTCAGCTCGATCGACTCGGGAGGTCGCTACGCCTATGGGCAGCAGCCTCGCGTGGCGTTGTGGAACCTGACGCGCTTCGCGGAGACGCTCCTGTCGCTGATTGACACCGATCGACCAAAGGCGATTGAACGAGCGACCGAGTGCCTTGAGTCGTTCGCGCCGAGTTTCAGTGAGCTCTGGCTGAACGGCATGCGCGCGAAGCTCGGCCTCGAGCGCGCGGAGGCCGACGACCTTGAGCTTGTGCGCGAGCTGCTCACATGGATGGAAAGCGCTGAGGCGGACTTCACCTCGACCTTCAGTGCGCTCGCACAGCCTGGTGCGCTCGGCGAGCCGGGTGCGCTCGAAGGCGCCGGGAGTTCGTCATCAGCGAATGTGGCAGCGCTGTCCGCAGGTCCGCCGCGCGAGTGGCGCCTCAAGTGGCGCAGTCGCCTCGAGCGTGAAGGAGTGAGCGATGCGGCCCGCGTGGCGCGAATGCAATCGGTCAACCCCTCAGTGATTCCGCGGAATCATCGTGTGGAGGAAGTGCTCTCCGCCGTCGAGCTCAGCGGCGACCTCGCTCCACTGCATGCGCTCGTTGACGCGCTGCGAACACCGATGCTCCGACCGCCGCGAGACCCCCGGCTGGCCGAACCGCCGCCGCCCGACTGCGGGCCCTACCGCACCTTCTGTGGCACATGA
- a CDS encoding DUF2283 domain-containing protein, with protein MRQSYFEITFRQGRPLAAYFYLPRRNSDRSVRTRTVGPGLIVDFNRSGKPIGVEITSPQLVSFTAFNRVLRSLRVPPVKRARFAPLRAA; from the coding sequence ATGCGGCAATCGTACTTCGAGATCACCTTTCGCCAGGGCCGGCCTCTGGCCGCGTACTTCTACTTGCCGCGCCGCAATTCCGATCGCAGCGTGCGGACCAGGACTGTTGGCCCAGGGCTGATCGTCGATTTCAATCGCTCCGGGAAGCCCATCGGCGTCGAGATCACCAGCCCGCAACTCGTGAGTTTCACTGCGTTCAACCGTGTACTTCGCAGTCTGCGTGTGCCGCCGGTCAAGCGAGCCAGGTTTGCACCCCTTCGCGCCGCGTGA
- a CDS encoding DUF393 domain-containing protein → MNERHPADSNQARAQPAERAARAAPAEESSSAPLLLYDGGCALCHRAVRFVVRRDRRHTFRFASLHSRAAAIAIAAAGLRDPLPESMVLVTGGQALVRSDALFAILRELGAPWSMLSILRVLPRALRDWAYDLVARRRQRWFGAADHCALPAPELRARFLDADEVEGATLERTVR, encoded by the coding sequence ATGAACGAGCGTCACCCAGCCGATTCCAACCAAGCCCGCGCTCAGCCTGCTGAGCGCGCGGCCCGTGCGGCGCCTGCCGAGGAGTCTTCTTCGGCGCCTCTCCTGCTCTATGACGGAGGGTGCGCACTCTGCCACCGAGCCGTTCGATTCGTCGTGCGGCGCGATCGGCGGCACACCTTCCGCTTCGCGTCGCTTCACTCTCGTGCGGCGGCAATCGCTATCGCAGCCGCAGGGCTCCGCGACCCCCTGCCGGAGAGCATGGTCTTGGTGACGGGCGGCCAGGCGCTGGTCCGCTCCGATGCGCTCTTCGCCATCCTCCGCGAGCTCGGCGCGCCTTGGTCCATGCTCTCGATTCTGCGAGTCCTTCCCCGGGCGCTCCGCGACTGGGCCTACGACCTCGTGGCGCGAAGGCGCCAGCGATGGTTCGGCGCCGCCGATCACTGCGCACTGCCGGCACCGGAGCTCCGCGCGCGCTTTCTCGACGCAGATGAAGTCGAGGGCGCGACTCTTGAGCGCACCGTCAGGTGA
- a CDS encoding saccharopine dehydrogenase NADP-binding domain-containing protein — MAKVLVLGAGMVGSVIAADLAAARGMRVTVVDRSAAALARARERAARVGGLPPQMIEDDASDRLVVGRLAAEHDLVIGALPSRFGFETLRAVIEAGRSCVDISFMPEDFLELHRVAKRRGVTAVPDCGVAPGMSNMLAGWGAAQLTRPTRIRIMVGGLPRERHWPFEYKAAFSPHDVIEEYTRPSRIVRGGRVEVREALSEPELVTLPGAGTLEAFLTDGLRSLVKTLRVPDMEEKTLRYPGHIELMRVMRAVGLFSEEEVEIGSARLKPRDLVAALMFPKWTYEPGEHDLTVMRVEVEGHRGGTPTRLVWDLFDGFDPTTGFTSMARTTGFPATSMARLILAGRVRERGVLAPEQAALGRGVLAAILRDMAERGVRYMARAEQMGVRQGREPARRKASSRSASKTSAKTARKAASRVSTKSSSKSLQSAPRGSASKVSSKPSPATSPNAASRVTSKASSNSSAKARPSPRRGAVRSARSSTS; from the coding sequence GTGGCGAAGGTCCTCGTTCTTGGCGCTGGGATGGTCGGTTCGGTGATCGCGGCCGACCTCGCGGCCGCGCGCGGCATGCGCGTGACGGTGGTTGACCGGAGCGCGGCGGCGTTGGCACGGGCCCGAGAGCGAGCCGCGCGCGTCGGGGGCCTGCCGCCGCAGATGATCGAGGACGATGCATCCGATCGCCTGGTGGTCGGGCGCCTCGCGGCGGAGCATGACCTGGTGATCGGCGCGCTGCCGAGCCGCTTCGGCTTCGAGACGCTGCGCGCGGTCATCGAGGCTGGCCGCTCCTGCGTGGACATCTCCTTCATGCCGGAGGACTTCCTCGAGCTTCATCGTGTCGCGAAGCGGCGCGGCGTCACCGCGGTGCCCGACTGCGGAGTCGCCCCCGGCATGAGCAACATGCTCGCAGGGTGGGGTGCGGCGCAGCTCACCCGGCCCACGCGGATCCGCATCATGGTGGGCGGTCTGCCGCGCGAGCGTCACTGGCCCTTTGAGTACAAGGCGGCCTTCAGTCCGCACGATGTCATCGAGGAGTACACGCGCCCGTCGCGCATCGTGCGCGGAGGTCGCGTGGAGGTGCGCGAAGCGCTCTCCGAACCCGAGCTCGTGACGCTGCCCGGCGCAGGCACGCTCGAGGCCTTCCTGACCGATGGTCTTCGCAGTCTGGTGAAGACACTCCGCGTGCCCGACATGGAGGAGAAGACGCTTCGATACCCCGGGCACATCGAGCTCATGCGGGTCATGCGGGCGGTCGGTCTCTTCTCCGAGGAGGAAGTGGAGATCGGCTCGGCGCGCCTGAAGCCGCGCGATCTGGTGGCGGCGCTCATGTTCCCCAAGTGGACCTATGAACCCGGCGAGCACGACCTGACCGTGATGCGCGTCGAAGTCGAGGGACATCGGGGCGGCACTCCGACGCGCCTCGTCTGGGACCTCTTTGATGGCTTCGACCCGACGACCGGCTTCACGAGCATGGCGAGAACCACTGGATTTCCCGCGACTTCCATGGCGCGGCTGATTCTTGCGGGTCGCGTGCGCGAGCGCGGCGTACTCGCACCTGAGCAGGCGGCACTGGGGCGCGGCGTGCTCGCGGCCATCCTCCGTGACATGGCCGAGCGCGGCGTGCGCTACATGGCCCGTGCGGAGCAGATGGGCGTGCGCCAGGGGCGCGAGCCCGCAAGGCGGAAGGCGTCGTCGAGGTCGGCGTCGAAGACTTCGGCCAAGACCGCACGCAAAGCGGCCTCACGAGTCTCGACAAAGTCCTCGTCGAAGTCTCTGCAAAGTGCACCACGGGGGTCGGCGTCGAAGGTGTCGTCGAAACCATCGCCCGCGACTTCGCCCAACGCAGCGTCACGAGTGACATCGAAGGCGTCATCGAATTCTTCGGCCAAGGCGCGACCTTCGCCGCGACGCGGTGCCGTGCGCAGCGCGCGCTCTTCAACGAGTTGA